Proteins encoded within one genomic window of Halocatena marina:
- a CDS encoding helix-turn-helix domain-containing protein — translation MADSMSEMLRQDMQCEGLLECFHNLKEIDKDVFRLLNETDESLTVDGIADKIDRERSTAYRSVQRLLQAGFIQKEQINYEQGGYYHVYHPRAAEDITQEMQRMLNDWYAKMGQLIGEFSEKYDDEPGQLSPTEN, via the coding sequence ATGGCCGACTCGATGAGCGAAATGCTCCGGCAGGATATGCAATGTGAGGGACTGTTGGAGTGTTTCCACAACCTCAAAGAAATCGACAAGGATGTGTTTCGATTGCTGAACGAGACAGATGAATCACTCACTGTCGACGGAATTGCAGATAAAATCGACCGTGAGCGGTCGACCGCCTACCGCTCGGTACAGCGACTGCTGCAGGCTGGATTCATTCAGAAAGAGCAGATCAACTACGAACAAGGAGGTTACTATCACGTCTACCATCCGCGGGCCGCCGAAGACATTACACAAGAGATGCAGCGGATGCTCAACGACTGGTATGCGAAGATGGGACAGCTCATTGGTGAGTTCAGCGAAAAGTACGATGACGAACCCGGCCAGCTATCACCAACTGAAAACTGA
- a CDS encoding NAD(+)/NADH kinase, producing MRVGIVAQQDNPRAAALAGDIRSSVSADVVVDETTAKSLDVPGVSIEGMAGCDLVVSIGGDGTFLYAVRGIGSTPIMGVNLGEVGFLNATPPENAVSAVERTISELSDGTVKIREVPRLTATGEDWTLSPALNEVVIMGPQRGPGNGIDIEIRLDGSLYTGGHADGVLVSTPTGSTAYNLSEGGPLVHTDVSALVVNEMCATEGMPPLLVGSDTDVTVRVDGAEQAVAVSDGRVKRELNPPVTISLSTEAPPVRIAGPDIDFFAALGKLQLG from the coding sequence CGGCGTTGGCAGGCGACATCCGCAGTTCCGTGAGTGCTGATGTCGTCGTCGATGAGACAACAGCCAAATCCCTCGACGTACCTGGTGTATCGATCGAAGGAATGGCCGGATGTGACCTCGTCGTGAGTATCGGTGGCGACGGCACGTTTCTTTATGCCGTGCGCGGGATTGGTTCGACGCCGATCATGGGTGTGAATCTCGGTGAGGTTGGATTTTTGAACGCAACACCACCAGAAAACGCTGTGTCGGCCGTCGAACGAACGATTTCAGAACTCAGTGACGGGACGGTCAAGATTCGGGAGGTCCCACGACTAACGGCCACGGGTGAGGACTGGACGCTCTCTCCTGCGTTGAACGAAGTGGTCATCATGGGCCCCCAACGCGGTCCTGGAAATGGTATCGACATCGAGATTCGACTCGACGGCTCGTTGTACACTGGTGGACACGCAGATGGCGTCCTTGTCTCCACGCCGACTGGCAGCACTGCCTACAATCTCAGTGAAGGTGGGCCGCTTGTCCACACCGACGTTTCGGCACTTGTCGTCAACGAAATGTGTGCCACAGAAGGGATGCCACCACTGCTGGTTGGTTCGGACACCGACGTGACCGTCCGCGTCGATGGAGCCGAGCAGGCTGTTGCTGTTAGTGACGGTCGAGTCAAGCGAGAACTCAATCCGCCGGTGACTATTTCACTCTCGACCGAAGCGCCGCCTGTTCGGATTGCTGGTCCGGATATCGACTTCTTTGCGGCGCTCGGAAAATTGCAATTGGGATGA